One Bacteroidota bacterium genomic window carries:
- a CDS encoding right-handed parallel beta-helix repeat-containing protein — MKKLVTILILGVIAINAQFITPGTGVTWNMDSLVARSGGLITGSFPNYTVATVCSVSVGDRLIIPQGSVVTFSTTGNGFVILGAVEVNGAPGDSVYFKGTTENPQGVYEGFYFRDTGADTTSVIKYAVFVHGYYPVRCLNSSPRVYNSRFYKCRRPIYMSSNSSPVIKYNYISEAYEYGIYGTTGSSPVIEYNELYNNNSQNTSPKNQITFGTQNNNSPRIRYNKVHGGSYNRTGGISISTLLSGSSSSSEIAFNEIYNNSYGIALAGAEITCYVHDNLIYNNNINPDPLTTGSGISISGNGTNRPIVSRNKIYGNLWGITVYNGSAIAAGPTPSLGNITNADTSDNGYNKIYGNLQTGVPYDLFNNCTNDIYAQNNDWAVYDSAAIELHITHKVDDPARGWVFFNPFLDSSIVPVELESFTAQSVEGGVKLNWTTASELNNSGFVVERKGSKEQDWTNAGFVAGKGTTTSKNEYSFIDKPGKEGTYAYRLRQIDFDGTTSVSMMIFAEFTGLVLSHDLGQNYPNPFNPETVIRYTVGGNEPARVALRIYDALGAEVATLVEGIQEPGNYDVKFNSKTAGLSLSSGVYFYEININATTITKKFVINK, encoded by the coding sequence TGAAAAAATTAGTTACGATTCTCATTTTAGGCGTTATTGCAATTAACGCTCAGTTCATCACCCCGGGTACGGGGGTCACATGGAACATGGACAGTCTGGTCGCCAGATCAGGTGGTTTGATAACCGGTTCGTTCCCAAATTACACAGTAGCCACAGTATGCTCGGTTTCAGTCGGCGACAGACTGATTATCCCGCAGGGTTCTGTTGTTACATTCTCCACGACCGGAAACGGCTTTGTCATTCTTGGCGCAGTTGAGGTAAATGGTGCACCGGGTGACAGCGTTTACTTTAAGGGTACCACTGAAAATCCACAGGGTGTTTATGAGGGATTTTATTTCCGAGATACAGGTGCCGACACAACTTCTGTGATAAAATATGCAGTTTTTGTTCACGGTTACTATCCGGTAAGATGCCTCAATTCGAGTCCGAGAGTATATAACTCCCGGTTCTACAAATGCAGAAGACCAATTTACATGTCGTCAAACTCAAGCCCCGTTATCAAGTATAACTACATTTCAGAAGCTTATGAGTATGGCATTTACGGCACCACAGGTTCGTCTCCGGTAATTGAATACAATGAACTTTACAACAACAACAGTCAGAACACAAGCCCGAAAAACCAGATAACTTTCGGTACTCAGAACAACAATTCACCCAGAATCAGATACAACAAAGTACACGGCGGTTCATACAACAGAACGGGTGGCATAAGCATATCAACTCTTCTTTCGGGGAGTTCGTCTTCATCCGAGATTGCATTTAATGAAATCTACAACAACAGCTATGGTATCGCTCTTGCGGGTGCTGAAATAACTTGCTATGTTCATGACAACCTGATCTACAACAACAATATCAATCCCGATCCTCTTACAACAGGAAGTGGAATCAGCATCAGCGGCAACGGTACCAACAGACCAATCGTTTCCCGTAACAAAATTTACGGCAACCTTTGGGGTATTACAGTATATAACGGTTCTGCCATAGCAGCCGGACCCACTCCATCGCTCGGAAACATAACAAACGCCGATACATCCGATAACGGATACAATAAAATTTACGGTAACCTTCAGACCGGCGTGCCATACGACCTTTTCAACAACTGCACCAACGACATTTATGCTCAGAACAACGACTGGGCAGTTTATGATTCGGCTGCAATTGAACTCCACATTACTCACAAAGTTGACGACCCCGCACGCGGATGGGTATTTTTCAATCCTTTCCTCGACTCATCAATCGTTCCAGTTGAGCTTGAATCCTTCACAGCTCAGTCTGTCGAAGGTGGAGTAAAGCTAAACTGGACAACAGCTTCCGAACTGAATAATTCAGGATTTGTTGTCGAGAGAAAAGGAAGCAAAGAGCAGGATTGGACGAATGCCGGATTTGTTGCCGGAAAGGGCACCACCACTTCTAAAAACGAATATTCATTTATCGATAAACCGGGAAAAGAAGGGACATACGCATACCGGCTCCGTCAGATCGACTTCGATGGTACGACGAGCGTCTCGATGATGATATTCGCTGAATTCACCGGACTGGTACTCTCCCATGATCTTGGGCAAAACTACCCGAACCCGTTCAATCCCGAAACCGTTATCAGATATACTGTCGGCGGGAATGAACCTGCAAGAGTAGCATTGAGAATTTATGATGCACTCGGTGCAGAAGTTGCAACCCTTGTCGAGGGAATTCAGGAGCCCGGGAATTACGATGTGAAATTTAATTCAAAAACAGCAGGACTTTCTTTAAGTTCGGGTGTTTATTTCTACGAAATCAATATTAATGCAACAACCATAACCAAAAAATTCGTTATCAACAAGTAA